In Cloacibacterium caeni, a single window of DNA contains:
- a CDS encoding oligosaccharide flippase family protein gives MKSLQEFLQNFFKNKGQYVFFSLLIAKICGLISSIAVVRMLPQSDFGMMTIVASVFAVFATFSGFGSAQGFLRFGAIAEQTEEKEKLHQHFFLQGFLYQLILSVLFIFSSIFFVQKYGDVLLIFIFFTIRLIGFYFFNHIQSYFRVYHDNKNFARVNNVVNVLGLILIIILTYLFGLKGYLLAISVAPFLSLFWFFKYKILNFQRIKLQKKELWSYSFHAVFTAFLSDLLFSLDILLLGFLLNENAVADYKVAIILPSNLTFLAVSMLQADFPKIAKNAHNQLFVKDYISNYYKIFIPICLVIFGVSFFFAKEILTLFFSSQYAHETQVFLILVITFLMNMLFRNLFGNLLSAVGEMKKNTIVSVFSLNVLGISAFILVPKFQILGMGVSVFLAMTFSGFLGMFFFWKYFKKLD, from the coding sequence ATGAAGAGTCTTCAAGAATTTTTGCAGAATTTTTTTAAAAATAAAGGTCAATATGTATTTTTTTCACTTTTGATTGCAAAAATCTGTGGACTTATTTCGTCTATTGCGGTGGTAAGAATGCTTCCGCAAAGTGATTTTGGAATGATGACGATCGTGGCTTCTGTTTTTGCAGTTTTTGCGACTTTTAGTGGATTTGGTTCTGCGCAAGGATTTTTAAGATTCGGGGCCATTGCAGAACAAACAGAAGAAAAAGAAAAACTTCATCAGCATTTTTTTCTTCAAGGATTTTTATATCAGTTAATTCTTTCTGTTCTATTTATTTTTTCGAGCATTTTTTTCGTTCAGAAATACGGAGATGTTTTGCTGATTTTTATATTTTTTACCATTCGGCTAATTGGTTTTTATTTTTTCAATCATATACAATCTTATTTTAGAGTGTATCATGATAACAAGAACTTTGCTCGAGTGAATAATGTGGTTAATGTTTTGGGACTGATTTTAATTATTATTTTAACTTACTTATTCGGGTTAAAGGGTTATTTATTGGCTATTTCAGTTGCTCCTTTTTTATCTTTATTCTGGTTTTTTAAATATAAAATTCTAAACTTTCAGAGGATAAAACTTCAGAAAAAAGAACTTTGGAGTTATTCGTTTCATGCAGTTTTTACTGCTTTTTTATCAGATTTATTATTTTCTTTAGATATTTTACTTCTAGGATTTTTATTAAACGAAAATGCGGTAGCTGATTATAAAGTAGCGATTATTTTGCCTTCCAATCTTACCTTTTTAGCCGTATCTATGTTGCAAGCAGATTTTCCAAAAATTGCTAAAAACGCTCATAATCAATTATTTGTAAAAGATTATATTTCGAATTACTATAAAATTTTCATTCCGATTTGTTTAGTCATTTTTGGAGTTTCATTTTTCTTTGCCAAAGAAATTTTAACGCTATTTTTCTCATCTCAATATGCTCATGAAACCCAAGTGTTTTTAATTTTGGTCATAACATTTTTAATGAATATGTTATTTAGAAATTTATTTGGGAATTTACTTTCTGCAGTGGGAGAAATGAAGAAAAATACCATTGTTTCTGTGTTTTCGTTGAATGTTTTGGGTATTTCTGCTTTTATTTTAGTCCCAAAATTTCAAATTTTAGGGATGGGAGTCAGTGTTTTTTTAGCGATGACTTTTTCGGGATTTCTAGGGATGTTTTTTTTCTGGAAGTATTTTAAAAAATTAGATTAG
- a CDS encoding FixH family protein produces MKFTWGHGIVVALGLFISFILYLIFIFPIGKQNSELVTENYYEDELSYQKVIDAKNNAETLATKPQYAQLPYGIRVAFPKDINNQNAKIEYYLYRTNDKTQDKTGSVQLDADNSFLIPKNFMIHGSYTLKVLWTKDGKDYQVDYDVEWK; encoded by the coding sequence ATGAAATTCACTTGGGGACATGGTATAGTAGTCGCTTTAGGACTTTTTATATCCTTTATTTTGTATTTAATTTTCATTTTTCCAATTGGTAAACAGAATTCTGAGTTGGTTACCGAAAATTATTATGAAGACGAATTATCTTATCAAAAAGTGATCGATGCTAAAAATAATGCTGAAACTTTAGCTACAAAGCCTCAATATGCACAGTTGCCTTACGGAATTAGAGTTGCTTTCCCTAAAGATATCAACAATCAAAATGCTAAAATAGAATACTATTTATACAGAACCAATGACAAAACACAAGACAAAACAGGTTCTGTGCAACTAGATGCAGATAATAGCTTTTTAATCCCAAAGAATTTTATGATTCATGGTTCTTATACACTAAAAGTTTTATGGACCAAAGACGGAAAAGATTACCAAGTAGATTATGACGTAGAATGGAAATAA
- a CDS encoding cbb3-type cytochrome c oxidase N-terminal domain-containing protein: MKHRTPVLVNIVAILFILVFLFYMFIQNTSFLSSPYFWGTIVIGIVLAYIFNAIGALAENERFKQMTDAEKATFLKEKEIPYFKRLYDSAFKKQSDVEEKDILIDHGFDGIKELDNQLPKWWLGLFYFGVIYAVVYLIAYSVSDFAHPDKEYEAEHKQQLADIAAYDAVTPKATIETAKYNADNIAEGEQIFKTNCVSCHSEGGKGGIGPNLTDDFWINQPEKTLFKNVFNMVENGSPNNPTMQAFGKNGVLNGNDIEKVAAYIYHINQEMPDAAGGAAPQGTKANWEK; the protein is encoded by the coding sequence ATGAAACATAGAACACCCGTACTTGTAAACATAGTAGCAATATTATTTATCTTAGTATTTTTATTTTACATGTTTATACAAAATACCTCTTTCTTATCTTCTCCTTATTTCTGGGGAACTATCGTAATAGGTATTGTTTTAGCATACATTTTCAATGCAATCGGTGCATTAGCTGAAAACGAAAGATTCAAGCAAATGACAGATGCAGAAAAAGCAACTTTCTTAAAAGAAAAAGAAATACCATATTTCAAAAGATTATATGATAGTGCTTTCAAAAAACAATCGGATGTTGAAGAAAAAGACATCCTTATTGACCACGGTTTTGATGGCATCAAAGAATTAGATAATCAATTACCAAAATGGTGGTTAGGTCTATTTTACTTTGGCGTAATTTATGCAGTAGTTTATTTAATTGCATACTCAGTTTCAGATTTTGCTCACCCAGACAAAGAATATGAAGCAGAGCACAAACAGCAATTAGCAGATATCGCAGCTTATGACGCTGTTACTCCTAAAGCGACTATCGAAACTGCAAAATACAATGCAGATAATATTGCAGAAGGAGAGCAAATCTTCAAAACAAACTGCGTATCTTGTCACAGTGAAGGTGGAAAAGGAGGAATTGGACCAAACTTAACTGATGATTTCTGGATCAATCAACCAGAAAAAACATTATTCAAAAATGTATTTAACATGGTAGAAAATGGTAGTCCAAACAATCCTACAATGCAAGCTTTCGGTAAAAATGGAGTTCTTAATGGTAACGACATCGAAAAAGTAGCTGCATACATCTACCACATTAACCAAGAAATGCCAGATGCTGCTGGTGGAGCTGCTCCACAAGGAACCAAGGCAAATTGGGAAAAATAA
- a CDS encoding sulfite exporter TauE/SafE family protein has translation MEITLILAALGLGFASGFHCIGMCGPIALSLGLSKKQQVNFHLQNLTYQFGRILTYSILGAIVGIVGEGFQLAGIQQYISIFAGVLLMVMALFSFGGDFASKIPAINNALLKVKINLGKFLQKSDYSSRFLTGLLNGLLPCGMVYMALTASLAAGGIWQSASFMAIFGLGTFPFMFTTVLFGNLINTALRNKILKVVPIIMLILGGLFILRGLELGIPYISPKKEALKVEKKMNSEKTSDENCH, from the coding sequence ATGGAAATAACCCTTATTTTAGCGGCACTAGGTTTAGGTTTTGCAAGCGGATTCCACTGTATAGGAATGTGCGGTCCCATTGCGCTTTCACTAGGATTGTCTAAAAAACAACAAGTTAATTTTCATCTTCAAAATCTTACTTATCAATTCGGGAGAATTCTCACTTATTCTATTTTAGGAGCCATTGTAGGTATTGTAGGCGAAGGTTTTCAGCTCGCAGGAATTCAGCAATACATCAGCATTTTTGCAGGAGTTTTATTAATGGTTATGGCACTTTTCTCTTTCGGAGGAGATTTTGCCTCAAAAATTCCAGCCATCAATAATGCTTTACTCAAAGTTAAAATCAATCTCGGAAAATTTTTACAAAAATCTGATTATTCCTCTCGATTTTTAACAGGATTATTAAACGGACTTCTTCCTTGCGGAATGGTTTACATGGCTCTTACCGCGAGTTTAGCAGCAGGCGGAATTTGGCAAAGTGCAAGTTTTATGGCCATTTTCGGTTTGGGAACATTTCCGTTCATGTTTACCACTGTTCTTTTCGGAAATCTAATTAACACTGCCCTTAGAAACAAAATTCTTAAGGTTGTACCAATTATCATGCTCATTTTAGGCGGTTTATTCATTCTAAGAGGTCTAGAATTAGGTATTCCTTACATCTCACCTAAAAAGGAAGCTTTAAAGGTAGAAAAGAAAATGAACTCAGAGAAAACTTCAGACGAAAACTGTCACTAA
- the serS gene encoding serine--tRNA ligase, whose protein sequence is MLQVSFLREEKERVLEGLKKRNFKQLELVDEAIQLDDERKKTQQELDSQLAEINKISKEIGILMKEGKKEEAEAAKSKTAQYKESSKELTTKLSEIETSLLNILYQIPNIPYHLVKAGVSADDNEIVYQSHEVHGLGEGAIPHWELAKKYNLIDFELGVKIAGAGFPVYLGKGARLQRALVQYFLDKNTDAGYLEVNPPHVVNEASGYGTGQLPDKEGQMYHVGIDDLYLIPTAEVPVTNIYRDVILEEKDLPIKNTAFSQCYRREAGSYGAHVRGLNRLHQFEKVEIVRIEKPENSYAALEEMVAHVKSILEDLELPFRILRLCGGDQGFTSAMTYDFEVWSAAQEKWLEVSSVSNFETFQANRLKCRFKGDGKTQLAHTLNGSAMALPRIMAALLENNQVEGGIKLPKKVAEYARFEMID, encoded by the coding sequence ATGTTACAAGTAAGTTTTTTGCGCGAAGAAAAAGAACGCGTTTTAGAAGGTCTTAAAAAAAGAAATTTTAAGCAATTAGAATTGGTAGATGAAGCTATCCAATTAGATGACGAACGTAAAAAAACACAACAAGAATTAGACTCGCAATTGGCTGAAATCAATAAAATTTCTAAAGAAATAGGAATTTTAATGAAAGAAGGTAAAAAAGAAGAAGCCGAAGCTGCTAAATCTAAAACCGCTCAATACAAAGAGTCTTCCAAAGAACTTACTACAAAACTTTCGGAAATAGAAACTTCGTTGCTTAATATTTTATACCAAATTCCAAATATTCCTTATCATTTGGTGAAAGCTGGTGTTTCTGCTGATGATAACGAAATCGTTTATCAGTCTCACGAAGTTCATGGATTGGGAGAAGGTGCTATTCCGCATTGGGAATTGGCAAAGAAATATAATTTGATTGATTTTGAATTAGGTGTAAAAATCGCAGGTGCAGGTTTCCCAGTTTACTTAGGAAAAGGAGCGAGATTACAAAGAGCTTTAGTTCAATATTTCTTAGATAAAAATACAGATGCTGGTTATTTAGAAGTAAATCCGCCTCATGTTGTAAATGAAGCTTCTGGTTATGGAACTGGACAATTGCCTGATAAAGAGGGACAAATGTATCACGTAGGAATTGATGATTTATATTTAATTCCAACTGCAGAAGTTCCCGTAACGAATATTTATAGAGATGTTATTTTAGAAGAAAAGGATTTACCAATTAAGAATACTGCTTTCTCACAATGTTATAGAAGAGAAGCGGGAAGTTATGGTGCTCATGTTCGTGGTTTGAACAGATTACACCAATTCGAAAAAGTAGAAATTGTAAGAATAGAAAAGCCTGAAAATTCTTATGCTGCTTTAGAAGAAATGGTAGCTCATGTAAAATCTATTTTAGAAGATTTGGAATTGCCTTTCAGAATTTTAAGATTGTGTGGAGGAGATCAAGGTTTCACTTCTGCGATGACTTATGATTTTGAAGTTTGGAGTGCAGCTCAAGAAAAATGGTTAGAAGTTTCTTCGGTTTCTAATTTTGAAACTTTCCAGGCGAATCGTTTAAAATGCAGATTCAAAGGTGACGGAAAAACGCAATTAGCCCATACATTAAACGGTTCTGCAATGGCTTTACCGAGAATTATGGCAGCTTTGTTAGAAAACAATCAAGTAGAAGGCGGAATTAAGTTACCGAAAAAAGTAGCGGAATACGCTAGATTTGAAATGATAGATTAA
- the ccoG gene encoding cytochrome c oxidase accessory protein CcoG, with the protein MANKEEQIGAGQVIHAETFRDSVATIEQTGSRKWVYPKKPKGKFTNYRDIVTFILLAIFFITPFLKINGNAMLKINIIDREFFIFGQPFYPQDFFILALGAITSLVFIILFTAIFGRIFCGWICPQTIFMEGVFRKIEFWIEGDRNKQIRLASQPWNAEKIWKKGLKWFVYVVISLIITHWMFMYIVGVEDTLKIMKGGPVEYPTNFIVMVIFTGLFYFVFAWFREQVCTLVCPYGRLQGVLIDKETVNVFYDYKRGENRAKWRKGEDRKAAGKGDCIDCNQCVVVCPTGIDIRNGQQLECINCTMCIDACDEVMIKTGLPTGLIRYATEDEIEKEEKFKFTNRMKAYSLVLLALVGVLGYLLNNRGGLEAKFIKPAGSSFYVKDGKINNTYNYTLLNKTNDDKMVTIKVIKPTHGEVIFSGNSTIALKRDKITKGTVNVSFPEKEVNQPKLIVTFGVYDSKGKLLDTFETNFEGPFKLQF; encoded by the coding sequence ATGGCTAATAAAGAAGAACAAATTGGCGCTGGTCAAGTAATTCATGCAGAAACCTTCAGAGATTCTGTAGCAACTATAGAACAAACGGGTTCTAGAAAATGGGTATATCCTAAAAAACCAAAAGGGAAATTTACCAATTACAGAGATATTGTCACGTTCATTTTATTAGCCATTTTCTTTATTACTCCATTTCTTAAAATAAATGGAAATGCAATGCTCAAAATAAATATTATCGATAGAGAATTTTTTATTTTCGGGCAACCATTCTATCCGCAAGACTTCTTTATTCTTGCATTAGGAGCAATTACATCTCTTGTATTCATCATTCTTTTTACCGCAATCTTCGGAAGAATTTTCTGTGGATGGATTTGTCCACAAACTATTTTTATGGAAGGGGTTTTCCGTAAAATAGAATTTTGGATTGAAGGAGATAGAAACAAACAAATTAGATTAGCCAGTCAACCTTGGAATGCAGAAAAAATCTGGAAAAAAGGATTGAAATGGTTTGTATATGTAGTAATCTCTCTTATCATTACGCATTGGATGTTCATGTACATCGTAGGTGTAGAAGATACGCTAAAAATTATGAAAGGCGGTCCTGTAGAATACCCTACCAATTTCATTGTAATGGTAATTTTCACTGGATTATTTTACTTCGTTTTTGCTTGGTTCAGAGAGCAAGTGTGTACACTCGTATGTCCTTATGGTAGATTACAAGGTGTATTGATTGACAAAGAAACTGTAAACGTTTTCTACGATTATAAAAGAGGGGAAAACAGAGCAAAATGGAGAAAAGGTGAAGACAGAAAAGCTGCAGGAAAAGGAGATTGTATCGATTGTAATCAGTGCGTAGTCGTTTGTCCTACTGGTATTGACATCAGAAATGGTCAACAGTTAGAATGTATCAACTGTACCATGTGTATTGATGCTTGTGATGAAGTAATGATCAAAACAGGTTTACCTACAGGTCTTATTCGTTACGCTACAGAAGACGAAATCGAAAAAGAAGAAAAATTCAAATTTACGAATAGAATGAAAGCGTACTCGCTTGTTCTATTAGCATTAGTAGGTGTTTTAGGTTATTTATTAAACAATAGAGGTGGTTTAGAAGCAAAATTCATAAAACCAGCGGGAAGTTCTTTCTATGTGAAAGACGGAAAAATTAATAATACCTACAATTACACCCTTCTAAACAAAACCAATGACGATAAAATGGTTACCATTAAAGTAATTAAGCCTACACATGGTGAAGTTATTTTCAGTGGAAACAGTACTATCGCTCTAAAACGTGACAAAATCACCAAAGGAACTGTAAATGTAAGTTTCCCTGAAAAAGAAGTGAACCAACCAAAATTAATTGTTACTTTTGGCGTTTATGATTCTAAAGGAAAACTTTTAGACACTTTCGAAACTAATTTTGAAGGTCCATTTAAGTTACAATTCTAA